In Haloarcula sp. H-GB4, a single genomic region encodes these proteins:
- the dgoD gene encoding galactonate dehydratase: MTAAGASGNRIVDYELFEVPPRWLFLRLETADGTVGWGEPVVEGRARTVRAAVEELLDSYLIGENPENIQDHWQAMYRGGFYRGGPVLMSAIAGIDQALWDIKGKQLGAPIHQLLGGQARDRIRVYQWIGGDEPSDVASAAREQVDAGFTALKMNATPEIERVDTPATVEAAATRLREVREAVGPEVDIGVDFHGRVTKPMVKRLASALEPYEPMFIEEPVLPEHNDALPALAAHTEIPIATGERMYSRWDYKEVFEDGAVDVIQPDLSHAGGITEVYKIASMAEAYDVAMAPHCPLGPVALASCVQVDACSPNALIQEQSIDIHYNETTDVLDYLADPSVFDYEDGFVTVPTDPGLGIEIDEAFLREQSQQEVDWHNPVWRHDDGSVAEW, translated from the coding sequence ATGACAGCGGCCGGCGCGAGCGGGAACCGCATCGTCGACTACGAACTGTTTGAGGTGCCACCACGATGGCTCTTCCTTCGACTGGAGACGGCCGATGGCACCGTCGGCTGGGGCGAACCCGTCGTCGAGGGACGGGCCCGCACCGTGCGTGCGGCCGTCGAGGAACTGCTCGACAGCTATCTTATCGGGGAGAACCCCGAGAACATTCAGGACCACTGGCAGGCGATGTATCGCGGTGGCTTCTACCGCGGCGGCCCGGTCCTGATGTCCGCTATCGCCGGCATCGATCAGGCGCTGTGGGACATCAAGGGGAAGCAACTCGGCGCGCCAATCCACCAGCTATTGGGCGGGCAGGCCCGGGACCGGATTCGAGTGTACCAGTGGATCGGTGGCGACGAGCCCTCGGACGTAGCCAGCGCCGCTCGGGAGCAGGTCGACGCTGGGTTCACGGCGCTGAAGATGAACGCAACGCCCGAAATCGAGCGCGTCGACACCCCGGCCACGGTCGAGGCCGCCGCCACCCGGCTCCGGGAAGTCAGGGAAGCCGTCGGTCCCGAGGTGGACATCGGCGTCGACTTCCACGGTCGCGTCACGAAGCCGATGGTCAAGCGGCTGGCGTCCGCGCTGGAGCCCTACGAACCGATGTTCATCGAAGAGCCAGTCCTGCCAGAACACAACGACGCGCTGCCGGCGCTTGCGGCCCATACAGAGATTCCGATCGCGACCGGCGAACGGATGTACTCGCGCTGGGACTACAAGGAGGTGTTCGAGGACGGTGCTGTCGACGTGATTCAGCCGGACCTCTCCCACGCCGGCGGCATCACCGAGGTGTACAAGATCGCGTCGATGGCCGAGGCCTACGACGTGGCGATGGCCCCTCACTGCCCGCTCGGCCCGGTCGCCTTGGCGTCGTGTGTTCAGGTCGACGCCTGCTCGCCCAACGCGCTCATTCAGGAACAGAGCATCGACATCCACTACAACGAGACCACCGACGTGCTGGACTACCTCGCCGACCCGTCCGTGTTCGACTACGAGGACGGGTTCGTCACCGTACCCACCGACCCCGGTCTCGGAATCGAGATTGACGAGGCGTTCCTCCGGGAGCAGTCCCAGCAGGAGGTCGACTGGCACAACCCCGTCTGGCGACACGACGACGGCAGCGTTGCCGAGTGGTAG
- a CDS encoding DUF502 domain-containing protein, translated as MASSTSWKRDFASGLIILLPLLVTAYVILYLYSILASAAVIDAIDSQLLSTLGLPSGEPSVELARVFTTLIIFILIVFSIGYLMRTAFGDIVERAIDDAMNHVPGLRVVYNASKMAVETAVGGTEDLQAPVKLEVWDGMRMTAFKTGQTTDDGREVLFLPTAPNITTGYVVEVEPHRYEEIDERVEEALTRILSAGFGDTDRSNATPIPVADEDDLADN; from the coding sequence ATGGCCTCCTCAACGTCGTGGAAGCGCGATTTCGCGAGCGGCCTTATTATCCTGCTGCCGCTTCTCGTGACAGCATACGTCATTCTCTATCTCTACTCTATTCTCGCGTCCGCAGCGGTTATCGACGCCATTGACAGCCAGTTGCTGTCAACGCTGGGACTCCCTTCGGGAGAGCCGTCTGTTGAACTCGCTCGGGTGTTCACGACGCTGATTATCTTTATCCTCATCGTATTCTCTATCGGCTATCTGATGCGGACGGCCTTCGGCGATATCGTCGAACGCGCAATCGATGACGCAATGAACCACGTGCCGGGCCTCCGGGTGGTGTACAACGCCTCGAAGATGGCGGTCGAGACGGCCGTCGGGGGAACCGAAGACCTCCAGGCGCCGGTAAAACTCGAAGTGTGGGACGGGATGCGGATGACGGCGTTCAAAACTGGACAGACGACCGACGACGGCCGCGAGGTGCTCTTCCTGCCGACGGCGCCGAACATCACGACCGGCTACGTCGTCGAGGTTGAACCGCACCGCTACGAGGAAATTGATGAGCGCGTCGAAGAAGCGCTGACGCGCATCCTCAGCGCCGGCTTCGGCGACACGGACCGTAGTAACGCGACGCCGATTCCGGTCGCCGACGAGGACGACCTCGCAGACAATTAA
- a CDS encoding branched-chain amino acid transaminase, which translates to MSDRPEMFEGTDRIWMDGEFVDFEDAQTHVLTHALHYGTGVFEGVRCYDTEQGPAIFRWEEHLDRLYKSAKPYDLDIEFSKDELTEATTELIETEGFESCYIRPIVYYGFDSLGVSPKDCPTKTTIAAWPWGAYLGEEALEEGVDVMVSSWRKHASSQIPTNIKTTGLYVNSMLAGEEARRNGYTEAIVLNKEGNVAEGPGENIFMVRDGEIYTPGLAESILEGITRNTAITLAEEMGYTVHEEATISRGELYTADELFFTGTAAEVTPIRSVDDNEIGKGTKGPVTDELQSAFFDVIESGDREEWFHYV; encoded by the coding sequence ATGAGCGACCGTCCGGAGATGTTCGAGGGAACCGACCGTATCTGGATGGACGGCGAGTTCGTCGACTTCGAGGACGCACAGACCCACGTTCTCACGCACGCGCTGCACTACGGGACCGGCGTTTTCGAGGGTGTTCGCTGTTACGACACTGAACAGGGACCGGCAATCTTCCGCTGGGAGGAACACTTAGACCGCCTGTACAAGTCCGCGAAACCCTACGACCTCGACATCGAGTTCAGCAAAGACGAACTCACCGAGGCGACGACAGAACTCATCGAGACGGAAGGGTTCGAGTCGTGTTATATCCGCCCCATCGTCTACTACGGCTTCGACTCGCTCGGCGTGAGTCCGAAAGACTGCCCGACGAAGACCACCATCGCAGCGTGGCCGTGGGGCGCGTATCTGGGCGAGGAAGCGCTGGAGGAGGGCGTCGACGTGATGGTGTCGTCCTGGCGCAAGCACGCCTCCAGCCAGATTCCGACCAACATCAAGACGACCGGCCTGTACGTCAACAGTATGCTCGCCGGCGAGGAGGCTCGCCGCAACGGCTACACCGAGGCCATCGTCCTGAACAAGGAGGGCAACGTCGCCGAAGGGCCGGGCGAGAACATCTTCATGGTCCGGGACGGCGAAATCTACACACCCGGGCTGGCCGAGAGCATCCTCGAAGGCATCACCCGCAACACCGCAATCACGCTCGCCGAAGAGATGGGCTACACCGTCCACGAAGAAGCGACCATCTCCCGTGGCGAACTGTACACCGCTGACGAACTGTTCTTCACCGGGACGGCAGCGGAGGTCACCCCCATCCGGAGCGTTGACGACAACGAAATCGGCAAGGGGACGAAGGGGCCGGTCACTGACGAGCTTCAGTCGGCTTTCTTCGACGTGATTGAGAGCGGTGACCGCGAAGAGTGGTTCCACTACGTCTGA
- the ribB gene encoding 3,4-dihydroxy-2-butanone-4-phosphate synthase — translation MSRSEETAADADSVADAVAAFARGEPVLIHDAADREGETDLVYPAGAVTPEAVARMRNDAGGLVCVALSDHVAEALELPFMQEVLDHPTAADHDLAYDERSSFSLTVNHRDTFTGITDEDRSLTIRELAAVAADPDPDAFSDAFRSPGHVHLLRAAPDGLSDREGHTELALALATAADQPEAAVVCEMLDDETGAALPPAAARTYADREGLVYVEGASLLERFD, via the coding sequence ATGTCTCGGAGTGAAGAAACCGCTGCCGACGCCGACAGCGTGGCCGACGCCGTCGCCGCATTCGCTCGGGGCGAGCCGGTGCTGATCCACGACGCCGCCGACCGCGAGGGCGAGACGGACCTCGTCTATCCGGCCGGTGCCGTCACGCCCGAAGCCGTCGCTCGGATGCGAAACGACGCCGGGGGCCTCGTCTGCGTCGCGCTCTCGGACCACGTTGCCGAGGCGCTGGAACTCCCCTTCATGCAGGAGGTCCTCGACCATCCGACAGCGGCCGACCACGACCTCGCGTACGACGAGCGCTCCTCGTTCTCGCTGACGGTGAACCATCGCGATACCTTTACCGGCATCACCGACGAGGACCGCTCGCTGACCATCCGGGAACTGGCCGCCGTCGCGGCGGACCCGGACCCGGACGCGTTCAGCGATGCCTTCCGGTCACCGGGCCATGTCCATCTCCTCCGCGCGGCTCCGGACGGGCTTTCCGACCGCGAAGGTCACACCGAACTCGCGCTCGCGCTCGCGACCGCGGCCGACCAACCCGAGGCCGCCGTGGTCTGTGAGATGTTGGACGACGAGACGGGTGCAGCGCTACCCCCGGCAGCAGCACGGACCTACGCCGACCGCGAGGGACTCGTGTACGTCGAAGGTGCCAGCCTGCTAGAGCGCTTCGACTGA
- a CDS encoding DUF120 domain-containing protein, which yields MAESMGQGVGRDELATLKLLALDGALDESTKVSCADLAERLDASNQTASRRLQRLEDAGLLARDIVSDGQEVELTGDGERRLQSEYADYRRIFESDASVDLTGVVTSGMGEGRHYITLPGYMEQFIERLGYEPFAGTLNLELTAESVRKRARMSAIEPVTIEGWEDDERTYGPAYCYPASIEGSDGEYEPAHVIAPERTHHGEEQLEVIAPEKLRGVLELADGDEVIVHVSE from the coding sequence ATGGCTGAATCAATGGGACAGGGCGTCGGTCGGGACGAGTTGGCGACGCTAAAACTGCTCGCCCTCGACGGTGCGCTCGACGAGTCGACGAAGGTGTCTTGTGCCGATCTCGCCGAACGACTGGACGCCTCGAACCAGACCGCCTCGCGGCGGCTCCAGCGGCTCGAAGACGCCGGGCTGCTGGCCCGTGATATCGTCAGTGACGGGCAAGAGGTTGAACTGACCGGAGACGGTGAACGACGCCTCCAGTCCGAATACGCCGACTACCGACGGATCTTCGAATCCGACGCCAGCGTCGATCTGACCGGCGTCGTCACCTCGGGGATGGGCGAGGGTCGCCACTACATTACGCTCCCGGGCTACATGGAGCAGTTCATCGAACGGCTGGGGTACGAGCCGTTCGCGGGCACGCTCAATCTCGAACTCACAGCCGAGAGCGTCCGCAAGCGAGCGCGGATGAGCGCTATCGAGCCGGTCACCATTGAGGGCTGGGAGGACGACGAGCGGACGTACGGCCCCGCGTACTGCTACCCTGCCTCGATAGAGGGGAGCGACGGCGAGTACGAGCCGGCCCACGTCATCGCCCCCGAGCGGACCCACCACGGCGAGGAACAACTCGAAGTGATCGCGCCCGAGAAGCTCCGTGGCGTGCTAGAACTGGCCGACGGTGACGAGGTGATCGTGCATGTCTCGGAGTGA
- the twy1 gene encoding 4-demethylwyosine synthase TYW1 gives MSDADGGPKQVSDPAYHSENHTAAQTCGWTKNALRGEGKCYKYIFYGIESHRCIQMTPVVKCNERCVFCWRDHAGHAYELGDVEWDDPAAVADASVELQRKLLSGFGGNDEVPREVFDQAMEPRHVAISLDGEPTLYPHLPELIEEFHDRDITTFLVSNGTNTEMLERCDPTQLYISVDAADRQTFDSTVQAMEDDAWDSLIDTLDVLAEKDDTRTVIRTTLVKGHNMHHPEWYAAMCDRADADFVEMKAYMHVGHSRGRLDRDSMPDHSEVREFTREMGEYLPDHDVLKEVEDSRVAMLAEDENTWVPKLEKSSDFWEQDALVEY, from the coding sequence ATGAGTGACGCCGACGGCGGTCCGAAACAGGTCTCGGACCCGGCCTACCACAGCGAGAACCACACGGCCGCCCAGACCTGCGGCTGGACAAAAAACGCCCTCCGCGGCGAGGGGAAGTGTTACAAGTACATTTTCTACGGTATCGAATCACACCGCTGCATCCAGATGACGCCGGTCGTGAAATGTAACGAGCGGTGCGTGTTCTGCTGGCGCGACCACGCTGGCCACGCTTACGAACTCGGTGACGTGGAGTGGGACGACCCGGCGGCAGTCGCCGACGCTTCCGTGGAACTCCAGCGAAAACTGCTGTCGGGCTTCGGTGGCAACGATGAGGTCCCGCGCGAGGTGTTCGATCAGGCGATGGAACCGCGCCACGTCGCCATTTCGCTGGACGGCGAACCCACGCTCTATCCGCACCTGCCGGAACTCATCGAAGAGTTCCACGACCGCGACATCACCACGTTCCTCGTTTCCAACGGGACCAACACGGAGATGCTAGAGCGGTGTGACCCGACCCAGCTGTACATCTCCGTCGACGCCGCCGACCGGCAGACGTTCGACTCGACGGTGCAGGCGATGGAGGACGACGCCTGGGACTCGCTCATCGACACGCTAGACGTGCTGGCCGAGAAAGACGACACCCGCACCGTCATCCGGACGACGCTGGTCAAGGGCCACAACATGCACCACCCCGAGTGGTACGCGGCGATGTGTGACCGGGCCGACGCGGATTTCGTCGAGATGAAGGCGTACATGCACGTCGGCCACTCGCGTGGTCGTCTCGACCGAGACTCGATGCCCGACCACAGCGAAGTCAGGGAGTTCACACGGGAGATGGGCGAGTACCTCCCCGACCATGACGTGCTGAAGGAGGTCGAAGACTCCCGCGTGGCGATGCTCGCCGAGGACGAGAACACCTGGGTCCCGAAACTGGAGAAGTCGAGCGATTTTTGGGAGCAGGACGCGCTTGTGGAGTACTGA
- a CDS encoding zinc ribbon domain-containing protein, whose product MGVLDTVSELFGSGERPYRFRCDDCGTEFAQRAATVEDLTCPECGAETVRPAEAA is encoded by the coding sequence ATGGGTGTGCTTGACACGGTCTCCGAGCTGTTCGGCTCCGGAGAACGGCCCTACAGGTTCCGCTGTGATGACTGCGGGACCGAGTTCGCACAGCGCGCGGCGACAGTCGAAGACCTGACCTGTCCGGAGTGTGGCGCTGAAACGGTACGGCCGGCCGAGGCGGCGTGA
- a CDS encoding peroxidase-related enzyme (This protein belongs to a clade of uncharacterized proteins related to peroxidases such as the alkylhydroperoxidase AhpD.), translated as MADSDTVMARFDTPDIDDLPEDLQERIAEETDRAGFTPNIFSAMAYRPSHFRAFFAYHDALVEETALEREEVEMIIVAVSGVNDCLYCIVAHGALLRIYADAPKLAEQVAANHRTAEINETHKAMLDFAVKLTESPARIEDADLERLEEHGYSRRAIWDIGSVAAFFNLSNRLAQLADIRPNDEFYNLGR; from the coding sequence ATGGCAGACTCCGACACAGTGATGGCTCGGTTCGATACCCCAGACATCGACGACCTCCCCGAGGACCTGCAAGAGCGTATCGCGGAGGAAACCGACCGCGCCGGCTTCACGCCGAACATTTTCTCGGCGATGGCGTATCGCCCCTCGCATTTCCGGGCGTTCTTCGCGTACCACGACGCCTTAGTAGAGGAGACGGCGCTCGAACGCGAAGAAGTCGAGATGATAATCGTCGCTGTCAGCGGCGTCAACGACTGCCTTTATTGCATCGTCGCCCACGGTGCGCTCCTGCGGATCTACGCCGACGCGCCCAAGCTCGCTGAGCAGGTCGCCGCGAACCACCGGACGGCCGAGATTAACGAGACGCACAAGGCGATGCTCGATTTCGCCGTCAAACTGACCGAATCGCCCGCCCGTATCGAGGACGCGGACCTCGAACGGCTGGAGGAACACGGCTACAGCCGCCGTGCTATCTGGGACATCGGCAGCGTCGCCGCCTTCTTCAACCTCTCGAACCGCCTCGCACAGCTCGCCGACATCCGCCCGAACGACGAGTTCTACAACCTGGGCCGCTGA
- a CDS encoding DUF6789 family protein → MSTTTETTQTYDVSTGNWKAGVLGGIAGSAVMGALILVMNTATLAVAIPSLYGLAPPPSPGAGLVVHLSHGAVMGVMFAGLARVLSLESSGKLFGLGVGWGVATWVLFAALLMPVWLGAVGSPASPPFPNFAPPSLLWHVVYGAVLAVVYAVTADRI, encoded by the coding sequence ATGTCAACGACGACAGAAACGACACAGACGTACGATGTCAGTACCGGCAACTGGAAAGCCGGCGTTCTCGGCGGTATCGCCGGCAGCGCCGTCATGGGCGCGCTGATTCTCGTCATGAACACTGCGACGCTCGCCGTCGCAATCCCGTCCCTGTACGGGCTCGCACCGCCGCCGAGTCCGGGGGCCGGCCTCGTCGTCCACCTCTCACACGGGGCTGTGATGGGCGTAATGTTCGCCGGGCTAGCGAGGGTCCTCAGTCTAGAATCGTCCGGCAAACTGTTTGGACTCGGTGTCGGCTGGGGCGTCGCCACCTGGGTACTCTTCGCCGCGCTTCTGATGCCAGTCTGGCTCGGCGCGGTCGGCTCACCGGCCTCGCCCCCGTTCCCGAACTTCGCGCCGCCGTCGCTGCTGTGGCATGTCGTCTACGGTGCTGTCCTCGCGGTCGTCTACGCTGTGACTGCCGACCGCATCTGA
- a CDS encoding helix-turn-helix domain-containing protein: MTPSADEAQMFECATCGGVGIGDNRPACCGEPMAATETGETAVSEPSLETLLQTVFDMSGTELDICLCVMEGGELTVAALAEQIGYDRSVVARHLNHLAEFGVVEKRRRIRPEGGHVYVYTPQPPEVVRERLRGAFLSWVRLATAQLDDLQREKVEAIADAETDERQWTVFQER; encoded by the coding sequence ATGACACCCTCCGCTGATGAAGCGCAGATGTTCGAGTGCGCGACCTGTGGCGGCGTCGGCATCGGCGACAACCGGCCGGCGTGCTGCGGCGAGCCGATGGCGGCGACCGAGACAGGGGAGACGGCAGTCAGCGAGCCGTCGCTCGAAACCCTGCTGCAGACCGTCTTCGATATGTCCGGGACCGAGCTGGACATCTGTCTCTGCGTGATGGAGGGCGGTGAGTTGACCGTTGCAGCACTGGCCGAGCAGATCGGCTACGACCGGAGCGTGGTCGCACGGCATCTCAACCATCTCGCGGAGTTCGGCGTCGTCGAGAAGCGCCGGCGAATCAGGCCGGAGGGTGGGCACGTGTACGTCTACACGCCACAGCCGCCAGAAGTAGTGCGTGAGCGGCTCCGCGGGGCGTTCCTGTCGTGGGTCCGGCTGGCGACCGCGCAGTTGGACGACCTACAGCGTGAGAAGGTCGAGGCGATAGCCGACGCCGAAACCGACGAGCGGCAGTGGACCGTGTTTCAGGAGCGGTAG
- a CDS encoding NifU family protein, translated as MSTETEDANDLRERITNFLRRNFPQIQMHGGSAAIEEIDREEGSVTIRLGGACSGCGISPMTIQAIKTRMTKEIPEINEVTARTGMEQQEGMSGGSGGMSPSFPGESRGGDVGGDEDEGPEAPF; from the coding sequence ATGAGCACTGAGACAGAGGACGCCAACGACCTGCGCGAGCGAATCACGAACTTCCTGCGCCGCAACTTCCCCCAGATCCAGATGCACGGCGGAAGCGCGGCCATCGAGGAAATTGACCGCGAGGAAGGCAGCGTCACGATCCGCCTCGGCGGTGCCTGTTCCGGCTGTGGCATTTCGCCGATGACCATTCAGGCCATCAAGACGCGCATGACCAAGGAGATCCCGGAGATCAACGAGGTCACCGCCCGAACTGGGATGGAACAGCAGGAAGGCATGTCCGGCGGAAGCGGCGGCATGAGTCCGTCCTTCCCCGGTGAGTCTCGCGGCGGCGACGTTGGCGGCGACGAAGACGAAGGCCCCGAAGCGCCGTTCTGA
- a CDS encoding CDP-2,3-bis-(O-geranylgeranyl)-sn-glycerol synthase, translated as METVDTVVWALWAMLPAYIPNNAAVLAGGGRPIDGGRTWGGRRVLGDGKTWRGTLIGTAAGTLLALGLTQVAPSVSTALGTDLPTFSLRAGLGLAFGAMLGDIGASFLKRRTGRERGAAFPGLDQLDFVVGALLCALVAAPSWFTETFTLPVLVVVVIATPVLHVVTNGIAYLLGLKNEPW; from the coding sequence ATGGAGACGGTCGACACGGTTGTCTGGGCGCTGTGGGCGATGTTGCCGGCGTACATCCCGAACAACGCCGCGGTACTCGCCGGTGGCGGCAGACCGATAGACGGTGGCCGAACGTGGGGCGGGCGGCGAGTGCTGGGTGACGGCAAGACCTGGCGTGGGACGCTCATCGGCACCGCCGCCGGGACGCTACTCGCGCTCGGACTGACGCAGGTCGCGCCCAGCGTGAGCACTGCACTGGGAACCGACCTCCCGACGTTTTCCCTCCGTGCGGGACTCGGACTCGCCTTCGGTGCGATGCTCGGGGACATCGGCGCGTCCTTCCTCAAACGCCGGACGGGCCGTGAGCGCGGGGCCGCGTTCCCCGGGCTGGACCAGCTGGACTTCGTCGTCGGAGCGTTGCTCTGTGCGCTCGTGGCCGCGCCGTCGTGGTTCACCGAGACGTTCACCCTCCCGGTGCTAGTCGTGGTCGTCATCGCGACGCCGGTGCTACATGTCGTGACCAACGGCATCGCCTACCTGCTCGGCCTGAAAAACGAGCCGTGGTAA
- the hemC gene encoding hydroxymethylbilane synthase yields the protein MTTRGETLQLATRGSDLALRQAATVRDSLSSRRLAVELVEVETTGDQIRDELIHRLGKTGAFVRSLDEKVLDGELDAAVHSMKDMPTERPERLVVAAVPERAAAEDVLVTPDGRSLEELPEGATVGTSSLRRKAQLLAERDDLTVEPLRGNVDTRLAKLLAPSLQQEHQERHEAEQEQTDDAEDSDEGDEKHPYDRTVEEWFDDLTEFERRAMERDPDTEYDAIVLAKAGLHRAGLTRYVGLSDLDPDRFVPAPGQGALAVTAVDGDLALDIKDRLDDPQTRVETTVERTILEELGGGCVAPIGVHAQLEGGVVHTRVRVLSQDGTEEVSVGRDIPAEYHIDAAQDLAAELAEQGADDLIAEAKRDSTDADDASAAREENEE from the coding sequence ATGACAACACGCGGGGAGACACTGCAACTGGCGACGCGGGGCTCGGACCTCGCGTTGCGCCAGGCGGCGACGGTTCGGGATTCACTGAGCAGTCGCCGACTGGCGGTCGAACTCGTCGAGGTGGAGACGACGGGCGACCAGATACGGGACGAACTCATTCACCGACTGGGGAAAACCGGCGCGTTCGTGCGCAGCCTTGACGAGAAGGTGCTTGACGGCGAACTCGACGCGGCGGTTCACTCGATGAAGGACATGCCGACCGAACGGCCCGAGCGCCTCGTTGTCGCGGCGGTCCCCGAGCGGGCCGCCGCCGAGGACGTGCTGGTGACGCCCGACGGCCGCTCGCTCGAAGAACTGCCCGAGGGCGCGACCGTCGGCACGTCGAGCCTGCGCCGCAAGGCGCAGTTGCTCGCTGAGCGCGACGACCTCACTGTCGAACCGCTCCGGGGCAACGTCGACACGCGTCTTGCGAAGCTGTTGGCTCCGTCGCTCCAGCAGGAACATCAGGAGCGCCACGAGGCCGAACAGGAGCAGACGGACGACGCCGAGGACTCCGACGAAGGGGACGAGAAACACCCCTACGACCGAACGGTCGAGGAGTGGTTCGACGACCTCACCGAATTCGAACGGCGGGCGATGGAGCGGGACCCAGACACCGAATACGACGCTATCGTGCTGGCGAAGGCGGGGCTCCACCGCGCCGGGCTCACGCGCTACGTCGGGCTGTCTGATCTCGACCCCGACCGGTTTGTGCCGGCCCCGGGGCAGGGCGCACTAGCGGTGACCGCCGTCGATGGCGACCTCGCGCTGGATATCAAAGACCGGCTAGATGACCCCCAGACACGTGTCGAGACGACCGTCGAGCGAACGATTCTCGAAGAACTGGGCGGTGGCTGTGTCGCTCCAATCGGCGTCCACGCCCAGCTAGAGGGTGGCGTTGTCCATACGCGAGTTCGCGTCCTCTCACAGGACGGCACTGAGGAAGTCTCGGTCGGTCGCGACATCCCGGCTGAATACCATATCGACGCGGCACAGGACCTTGCGGCGGAACTCGCCGAGCAGGGCGCTGACGACCTCATTGCCGAGGCCAAGCGGGACTCGACGGACGCCGATGACGCCTCGGCAGCGCGGGAGGAAAACGAGGAATGA
- the cobA gene encoding uroporphyrinogen-III C-methyltransferase: protein MTDAAPGKVYLVGSGPGDPDLLTVKAKRLLEEADVVLHDKLPGPEIIGMIPEEKREDVGKRAGGEWTPQEYTNARLVELAEEGNTVVRLKGGDSMVFGRGGEELAHLAEHGIPVEIVPGITSAIAGPEAAGIPVTHRDYTSSVSFVTGHEDPTKDESAVDWEALAATGGTLVVLMGVGKLPQYTEALREAGMDPDTPVALVERATWPDQQVATGTLDTIVSARDEAGIEPPAITVIGEVAGEREQVVEFLEGY, encoded by the coding sequence ATGACGGACGCTGCACCCGGCAAAGTGTATCTGGTCGGCTCCGGGCCCGGCGACCCGGACCTGCTGACGGTCAAGGCAAAGCGCCTGCTGGAGGAGGCCGACGTGGTGTTGCACGACAAGCTCCCTGGCCCGGAAATCATCGGGATGATCCCCGAGGAGAAACGTGAGGACGTGGGCAAACGCGCCGGCGGCGAGTGGACGCCCCAAGAGTATACCAACGCCCGACTGGTCGAACTGGCCGAAGAAGGAAACACCGTCGTCCGGCTGAAAGGCGGCGATTCGATGGTGTTTGGTCGCGGCGGCGAGGAACTGGCCCATCTCGCGGAGCACGGAATCCCCGTGGAGATCGTTCCGGGAATCACGAGCGCTATCGCCGGCCCCGAAGCCGCCGGGATTCCGGTCACGCACCGCGATTACACGTCCTCGGTCTCCTTCGTCACCGGCCACGAGGACCCCACCAAGGACGAATCGGCTGTCGACTGGGAGGCGCTGGCCGCGACCGGCGGCACGCTCGTCGTCCTGATGGGCGTCGGCAAGCTCCCGCAGTACACCGAAGCCCTGCGTGAGGCAGGGATGGACCCCGACACGCCGGTTGCACTCGTTGAGCGCGCGACCTGGCCGGACCAGCAGGTCGCCACCGGGACGCTTGACACCATCGTCTCCGCTCGTGACGAGGCCGGCATCGAACCGCCCGCTATCACCGTCATCGGCGAGGTAGCCGGCGAGCGAGAGCAAGTGGTGGAGTTCCTGGAGGGGTACTGA